CGCTTAACTTCTTGTAGTGTATAGAAAACTTTTTTCTACTTTGTGATGATAGCTGATAAAGCCTATGGTGTGCTTTACCATTCCATCGCTTTTTAAGATTTTTGGCTTTTCCTATATACCAGACTATATTGTTTTCATCTAATACATAATAAATGCCTGAATCTTCTGGTAACAAATGTTTATTTTTAAAATCAACCTTTTCTAAATTTAAAATTGACTCGTCAGCATTCATATATAGTGCCAATTATTATTTAATATTTACTTATAATTTTTTAACTTGTAGAGTAGGTACTTTACTTAGTATAAACAGTAACTTTTTACTTGTCATCTGTAACTTTAATTGCACGGCTATTGATGCTGATTACGAAGAATACTCGCTTTCAATGCTGCAAAGAATCGCTCACGCTCTTAATCAACGGGTAGAGATTCAACTTCTCCCATAGAATAAGTATGAGTAACTGGATGCGAATATGGAAACGATGAAATTGCACTCTCATATTGGGGCAGATGGTATCTTGCAAATCCAGACACCTACGGATTTAAAAGATACTCCTGTTGAGGTAGTGGTGGTTATACAGCCTTTACCCAACACTGATGTTGCAACATCATCTGAAGTGGAACCTCAATATAACGCCTGGGGAAAGCCTACAACCAAAAAATCCATAAGTAATGCAATTGCCAGAATGCAAGAACTGCGGCAACAAGTGGCACTAGATAAAACCTCGCTCCGCTCCATGATTGAAGAGGGGCGAAGATTTTAATGCAGTTTGTTTTGGATTGTTCTGTAGCAATTAGCTGGTGTTTGGTGGATGAAAATAACGATTATGCTAATGGCATACTGGCAATGATGCCGGATGCAGAAGCATTTGTACCAGGAATTTGGTCACTAGAGATTGCTAATGTTCTACTGGTAGCTGAACGGCGTAACCGCATGACTACTGAACAATCATCAGAAGCTATTGCTTTGTTACAGTCACTATTAATCCTGGTTGATACGGCTACTGATGCCAACGCCTTAGATGCAACGCTGATGCTAGGGCGACAAGAAGGTTTAGCTGCTTATGACGCAGCTTACTTAGAATTGGCATTGCGGTTAGGATTGCCCCTAGCAACGATTGATACTAGATTAGCCCAAGCGGCTACAAGGTGTGGAGTAGATTTGGTCATTGTTGATGATGAAACTTCTTCTTAAAGGTACGCTTCATAAGTCAAACAGTATCTCAGACTGTTGAGATGCTACGTGTAGCGCTCCATCCCGCGCATAGCTGCAATGTGCAGTCCAACAGCACGGAGGTTATCTTTCATTTTCAACCAGCGAACGCAACATAAACTATAGTTCTTGTCCTTGATGCTGAAATAAACTGCAACGCCTGGATCGTCCGGTTCTCTAAAATTGGCATACAGTAAACCATCCCGCCGGAGTGGTACGTTACTAGAAATAACTGAGTTTTTTGCACCCAACAGTCTAAGTTCATTGAGCAAGTCGTCACGGGCAACTGAGAAACCAACCTCAAACCGTGCAGTTTCTCGCTTGTGTTGTGGGGTTCTAGGGTAGATGATCGCTCAGGTGAGGGGATAGGCTGAGATGTCATTTGTCATTGCGATCGCTACCTATACCAGATAAAAGTAATAGGTACTGAATTAGGATGATCAGCTTCAACCTGAACAACTTCATCGGAACAGTATGATGTTAAATCACCATCATCTTTTTTAATCCAGTATTCATACAACACATTAGTGTTTAGACACTCCTCAAGTTTGAAACTAGCTCTAGCAATAGCTAGTAAAGTCAACTCAATTACAGTTTGTGTTCCAAGCTTTAATATTAGTTCTTGCCAAAACTCTTCTTTGTCAACATGTCCAATTGTGTAATAACCCTCAACCTCACCAGTATCATATTTAAGAACATTGTCAATCTTCATTTTTTGTGCCTATTACTTTAAATACTTCTTAACATTTTCTGAGTCATAATTTTTCTTACTATTGTTTCTATAAAGTGATGCAAAATCGAGAAACTCAAGAACAGCGTCTTCCTCCATCCACTGCTTGTTATATATGTGCATAATCCAGTCACACAAACTAGCATCATCAGTAATCTCATTAAAATCTACATCGTAATTCATACGTCTATGACGCATAACGTTTAGCTCAGGCACATATTCCCAATATTCAAGATTGGCCAAAAATTCTCTAATATCACGCTCCACCTTTTCTTTTAACTCGTTTGGTGTGTAAAGACGAGACTCTTGTTTCTTTTTGCCTCCAATCCTCATAACTTTCTCCTTATACTCTGTAATTAATGTTTTGAGACAGTATATACTCAATG
The window above is part of the Nostoc sp. TCL26-01 genome. Proteins encoded here:
- a CDS encoding type II toxin-antitoxin system VapC family toxin; the protein is MQFVLDCSVAISWCLVDENNDYANGILAMMPDAEAFVPGIWSLEIANVLLVAERRNRMTTEQSSEAIALLQSLLILVDTATDANALDATLMLGRQEGLAAYDAAYLELALRLGLPLATIDTRLAQAATRCGVDLVIVDDETSS